From Caretta caretta isolate rCarCar2 chromosome 14, rCarCar1.hap1, whole genome shotgun sequence, the proteins below share one genomic window:
- the LOC125621397 gene encoding LOW QUALITY PROTEIN: uncharacterized protein LOC125621397 (The sequence of the model RefSeq protein was modified relative to this genomic sequence to represent the inferred CDS: inserted 1 base in 1 codon), which produces MGPREHLLLVWLALWPLLGLGEPASDGPHSLAYHYVGTYDASGLLEFGAAGLLDGAPIDGYDRAARAKVPAQPWVGDGLDPEYWRQGGVSRAAKEDWFRRNVEILKQRTNQTQGRHTLQWALGCEQEPGGVVRGWYQFGYDGQDLVVFDRGNRRWLAALSWAEATRRRWDAQPEFGERLYHYLGDTCVEWLGRFLRSRRAWARRAAAPQLQAWSCPTPSRPGWLTLECLAWGFPTRDIEVSWLRGNATLPGAEAGAGLPSGDGSYQRRSRLPVPEGQAQGVQCQASHGDLEMPLETPLETTWAPRSMSCRGGISPGTVAGAALGALGGLACLAGGLLLLWRRRAGWSLGESKLGLVSGQIFHLDAWVPSGRRQIASPGWTPRPCPGVHRDGPSCGGRGRAGVSGSEWPHPGVHRDGLSRGGRGRAGVPGSEWPRPGMHPQVGRQVGAVPEALAAGGAGEGPLARVGALVPGEGGALAEGLAALGAGEGALAGVGPLVLQQVRALAEALAALGAGVGALAAVQPPVRPQVGAAAEAAPALGAGVGLLARVHPPVGHQVRGLAEAAGTVGAAVRALARVDALVLDQHGGVPEALAALGAGVGALARVQPPVRPQVGAPQEAPPALRAPEGLVARVDPLVGHQGGGQAEASAALAAAEGPLARVGPLVLHQVGAAPEALAAVGAGEGALARVPAPVGGQPRLHGEGLPALAAAVGALAGVQPPVLGQRGALGEGAAAVAAAVGALAGVQPPVPLQGGAGAEAASAYGAVVGLLARVHPPVRQEVGAGAEGPAAVGADVGPLARVDPQVLRQGEMGSAGRDLMPGMRGAQETGTDSSCSSPCSVLPFPSHPPPPASLTLQLLQTIVFPSASSADMELKALLGDLETHSLDCSPCKIRFLQPWAQXGLTPKQWQDLELLIHRYQSSFIRLMNKAVKDAGEGCAPPHPPALPAPDPFVAQFSPACELHPNGSSTQFCDAGMNGEDFISFDVGAGTWLARQGDKLALEVWDLLSQDRGTTAMLWSLLRTMGVNGIKSLVQHGRESLERQERPVAMVFARVPPPAGTPAPLLLVCRVTGFYPRPVRVAWLQDGEEVGLGGRLSSSGILPNADLTYQLRSSLAVGPGAGHSYACRVEHSSLGDQSLLIPWEQSWGWGPGLAVGITLGALVVAAVAGVLWRSRRRGYQDVGPGESRA; this is translated from the exons ATGGGGCCCCGGGAACACCTGCTGCTGGTGTGGCTGGCGCTGTGGCCCCTACTAGGCCTGGGCGAGCCAG CCTCCGACGGGCCCCACAGCCTGGCCTACCACTACGTGGGCACCTACGACGCCTCGGGCCTGCTGGAGTTCGGGGCGGCCGGGCTGCTGGACGGGGCGCCCATCGACGGCTACGACCGGGCCGCCCGCGCCAAGGTGCCCGCCCAGCCCTGGGTGGGCGACGGGCTGGACCCCGAGTACTGGCGCCAGGGGGGCGTCTCGCGGGCCGCCAAGGAGGACTGGTTCCGGCGCAACGTGGAGATCCTGAAACAGAGAACCAACCAGACGCAGG GCCGCCACACCCTGCAGTGGGCGCTGGGCTGCGAGCAGGAGCCCGGGGGCGTGGTCCGCGGCTGGTACCAATTCGGCTACGACGGGCAGGACTTGGTGGTGTTCGACCGGGGGAACCGGCGCTGGCTGGCGGCTCTGTCCTGGGCCGAGGCCACCCGGCGCCGCTGGGATGCCCAGCCCGAGTTCGGGGAGCGGCTGTACCACTACCTGGGGGACACCTGCGTGGAGTGGCTGGGCCGGTTCCTGCGGAGCCGGCGCGCCTGGGCTAGGAGGGCAg ccgcCCCCCAGTTGCAGGCCTGGTCCTGCCCGACCCCCAGCCGCCCGGGCTGGCTGACTCTCGAGTGCTTGGCCTGGGGGTTCCCGACGCGGGACATCGAGGTGTCCTGGCTGCGGGGGAACGCGACCCTGCCGGGGGCCGAGGCAGGCGCGGGGCTGCCCAGCGGGGACGGGAGCTACCAACGCCGGAGCCGCCTGCCGGTGCCCGAGGGACAGGCCCAGGGGGTGCAGTGCCAGGCCTCGCACGGGGACCTGGAGATGCCCCTGGAGACGCCCCTGGAGACGACGTGGG CCCCCAGGAGCATGTCGTGCAGAGGGGGCATCTCCCCCGGGACCGTGGCCGGGGCGGCTCTGGGGGCGCTGGGAGGCCTGGCCTGCCTGgccggggggctgctgctgctgtggaggaGGCGAG ctggctggagcctgggagagtCCAAACTGGGCCTCGTCTCAG GCCAGATTTTCCACCTGGACGCCTGGGTTCCTAGTGGCCGGAGGCAGATCGCGTCCCCGGGCTGGACAC CGCGGCCGTGCCCGGGCGTGCACAGAGACGGGCCGTCCTGTGGGGGCCGGGGCAGGGCCGGGGTCTCCGGCTCAGAGTGGCCGCACCCGGGCGTGCACAGAGACGGGCTGTCCCGTGGGGGCCGGGGCAGGGCCGGGGTCCCCGGCTCAGAGTGGCCGCGCCCGGGCATGCACCCGCAGGTGGGCCGTCAGGTGGGAGCTGTGCCGGAAGCGCTTGCCGCAGGCGGTGCAGGCGAAGGGCCGCTCGCccgtgtgggtgcgctggtgccCGGTGAGGGTGGAGCCCTTGCTGAAGGCCTTGCCGCACTGGGCGCAGGCGAAGGGGCGCTCGCCGGTGTGGGTCCGCTGGTGCTGCAGCAGGTCCGAGCTCTGGCCGAAGCGCTTGccgcactgggggcaggggtaggggcgCTCGCCGCGGTGCAGCCGCCGGTGCGTCCGCAGGTTGGAGCTGCGGCTGAAGCTGCGCCCGCACTCGGCGCAGGCGTAGGGCTTCTCGCCCGTGTGCACCCGCCGGTGGGCCACCAGGTCCGAGGCCTGGCTGAAGCGGCGGGGACAGTCGGGGCAGCGGTGCGGGCGCTCGCCCGTGTGGATGCGCTGGTGCTTGACCAGCACGGAGGTGTCCCCGAAGCGCTTGCCGCACTCGGGGCAGGGGTAGGGGCGCTCGCCCGTGTGCAGCCGCCGGTGCGTCCGCAGGTTGGAGCCCCGCAGGAAGCCCCGCCCGCACTCCGGGCACCGGAAGGGCTTGTCGCCCGCGTggatccgctggtgggccaccaG GGTGGAGGCCAGGCTGAAGCCAGCGCCGCACTGGCCGCAGCGGAAGGGCCGCTCGCCCGTGTGGGCCCGCTGGTGCTGCACCAGGTCGGAGCTGCGCCGGAAGCCCTTGCCGCAGTCGGGGCAGGCGAAGGGGCGCTCGCCCGTGTGCCGGCTCCGGTGGGCGGCCAGCCCCGACTGCACGGCGAAGGCCTCCCCGCACTGGCTGCAGCGGTAGGGGCGCTCGCCGGTGTGCAGCCGCCGGTGCTTGGCCAGCGAGGAGCTCTGGGAGAAGGTGCGGCCGCAGTGGCCGCAGCGGTAGGGGCGCTCGCCGGTGTGCAGCCGCCGGTGCCGCTGCAGGGTGGAGCCGGCGCGGAAGCTGCGTCCGCATACGGCGCAGTCGTAGGGCTTCTCGCCCGTGTGCACCCGCCGGTGCGCCAGGAAGTTGGAGCTGGCGCTGAAGGCCCGGCCGCAGTCGGGGCAGACGTAGGGCCGCTCGCCCGTGTGGATCCGCAGGTGCTGCGTCAG ggggagatggGTTCAGCAGGGAGAGACCTGatgccagggatgaggggtgctCAGGAGACTGGCACTGATTCATCTTGTTCCTCACCCTGCTCCGtcctcccctttccttcccaccccccacccccagcgtcTCTCACCCTCCAGCTGCTCCAAACCATCGTCTTCCCCAGCGCCAGCTCCGCGGACATGGAGCTGAAGGCCCTGCTGGGCGACCTGGAGACCCACTCCCTGGACTGCAGCCCCTGCAAGatccgcttcctgcagccctgggccc cgGGCCTGACCCCGAAGCAGTGGCAGGACCTGGAGCTGCTGATCCATCGCTACCAGTCCAGCTTCATCCGTCTGATGAACAAAGCGGTTaaggatgcaggagagggct GCgcccctcctcatccccctgccctccctgctccagacCCCTTTGTTGCCCAGTTCTCCCCTGCCTGCGAGCTCCACCCCAACGGCTCCTCGACTCAGTTCTGTGACGCCGGGATGAACGGCGAGGACTTCATCAGCTTCGACGTGGGCGCAGGCACCTGGCTCGCTCGGCAGGGGGACAAGCTGGCGCTCGAGGTCTGGGACCTTCTCAGCCAGGACAGGGGCACGACCGCCATGCTTTGGTCTCTCCTGAGAACAATGGGTGTCAATGGGATCAAGAGCTTGGTCCAGCACGGGAGAGAGTCTCTGGAGAGGCAAG AGCGGCCGGTCGCCATGGTGTTTGCCCGAGTGCCTCCCCCAGCCGGGACCCCCGCGCCGTTGCTGCTGGTTTGCCGGGTCACCGGTTTCTACCCCCGGCCCGTCCGCGTGGCCTGGCTGCAGgacggggaggaggtggggctgggcggGCGGCTGAGCTCCAGCGGGATCCTGCCCAACGCGGACCTGACCTACCAGCTGCGCAGCTCCCTGGCCGTGGGGCCGGGCGCCGGGCACAGCTACGCCTGCCGGGTGGAGCACAGCAGCCTGGGGGACCAGAGCCTGCTGATCCCCTGGG agcagagctggggctggggccccgGCCTGGCCGTGGGCATCACCCTGGGGGCTCTGGTCGTAGCCGCCGTGGCCGGGGTGCTGTGGAGGAGCAGACGCAG GGGCTACCAGGACGTTGGACCAGGGGAGTCCAGGGCCTGA
- the LOC125621122 gene encoding uncharacterized protein LOC125621122 encodes MERGAELRVPGPRGAEETPRDARTGDGPASEAEEGDPQPEGRERAEPDGKLPGQPQESGGPSPGACESRRGNPAGERDAEPALRRAGDRGLEESTIRAAGTPRSSALAAQPRICAPARPPGPPAPGRQYACPECGKAFGQSSHLTQHLRIHTGERPYVCPDCGRAFSASSNFLAHRRVHTGEKPYDCAVCGRSFRAGSTLQRHRRLHTGERPYRCGHCGRTFSQSSSLAKHRRLHTGERPYRCSQCGEAFAVQSGLAAHRSRHTGERPFACPDCGKGFRRSSDLVQHQRAHTGERPFRCGQCGAGFSLASTLVNHQRRHTGERPYPCQLCGASFARSSTLARHRRGHGPQGTGPGGSPEPQPTPPGEEPAPQPGPLSQGSSPAPQQDSLGHSSEDALAQQGPLGNSSDPDPQQGPLSQAPVGHGSNSTPDQGPLSQAPVGHGSDPTHQQGPLSQAPTDHGSHPAPQQNPLSQGTIDQGPAPQPGTVGHGSDPAPQQGPPARPPALQPGERPYPCLVCGKRFSRSSNLVAHQRIHAGDKPFRCPECGRGFLRGSNLRTHRRLHTGERPYPCPECGKRFGDTSVLVKHQRIHTGERPHRCPDCPRRFSQASDLVAHRRVHTGEKPYACAECGRSFSRSSNLRTHRRLHRGERPYPCPQCGKRFGQSSDLLQHQRTHTGERPFACAQCGKAFSKGSTLTGHQRTHTGERPFACTACGKRFRHSSHLTAHLRVHARARPL; translated from the exons ATGGAGCGAGGGGCAGAGCTGCGGGTCCCAGGCCCCCGGGGTGCTGAGGAGACCCCGAGAGACGCCCGCACAG GTGATGGGCCAGCAAGCGAGGCCGAGGAGGGGGATCCCCAGCCGGAAGGGCGCGAGCGAGCGGAGCCAGACGGGAAGTTACCGGGACAACCCCAGGAGAGCGGTGGGCCGAGCCCCGGAGCCTGCGAGAGCCGACGGGGAAaccctgctggggagagagacgcGGAGCCGGCTCTCCGCAGGGCAGGTGACAGGGGGCTGGAGGAATCCACGATCCGGGCAGCAGGGACGCCCCGCAGCTCTGCCCTGGCAGCCCAGCCGCGGATCTGCGCCCCAGCGAGACCGCCCGGGCCCCCGGCCCCTGGGCGGCAGTACGCCTGCCCCGAGTGCGGCAAGGCCTTCGGGCAGAGCTCCCACCTGACGCAGCACCTGCGGATCCACACGGGCGAGCGGCCCTACGTCTGCCCCGACTGCGGCCGGGCCTTCAGCGCCAGCTCCAACTTCCTGGCGCACCGGCGGGTGCACACGGGCGAGAAGCCCTACGACTGCGCCGTATGCGGACGCAGCTTCCGCGCCGGCTCCACCCTGCAGCGGCACCGGCGGCTGCACACCGGCGAGCGCCCCTACCGCTGCGGCCACTGCGGCCGCACCTTCTCCCAGAGCTCCTCGCTGGCCAAGCACCGGCGGCTGCACACCGGCGAGCGCCCCTACCGCTGCAGCCAGTGCGGGGAGGCCTTCGCCGTGCAGTCGGGGCTGGCCGCCCACCGGAGCCGGCACACGGGCGAGCGCCCCTTCGCCTGCCCCGACTGCGGCAAGGGCTTCCGGCGCAGCTCCGACCTGGTGCAGCACCAGCGGGCCCACACGGGCGAGCGGCCCTTCCGCTGCGGCCAGTGCGGCGCTGGCTTCAGCCTGGCCTCCACCCTGGTCAACCACCAGCGGAgacacaccggggagcggccctaccCCTGCCAGCTCTGCGGGGCCAGCTTCGCCCGCAGCTCCACCCTGGCCCGCCATCGGCGGGGCCATGGGCCCCAGGGCACCGGGCCGGGCGGGAGTCCGGAGCCACAGCCCACGCCCCCAGGGGaggagcctgccccccagccaggccccctgAGTCAGGGCTCCAGCCCCGCGCCCCAGCAGGACTCCCTGGGTCACAGCTCAGAGGACGCCCTCGCCCAGCAGGGCCCTCTGGGTAACAGCTCCGATCCTGACCCCCAGCAGGGTCCCCTGAGCCAGGCTCCCGTGGGTCATGGGTCAAATTCCACCCCTGACCAAGGTCCCCTGAGCCAGGCCCCCGTGGGTCATGGGTCAGATCCCACCCACCAGCAAGGTCCCCTGAGCCAGGCCCCCACGGATCACGGGTCACATCCCGCCCCCCAGCAGAACCCCCTGAGTCAGGGCACCATAGATCAGGGTCcggccccccagcctggcactgTGGGTCATGGCTCAGATCCTGCCCCCCAGCAGGGCCCCCCGGCTCGGCCCCCCGCCCTCCAGCCGGGCGAGCGCCCCTACCCCTGCCTGGTGTGCGGGAAGCGCTTCTCCCGCAGCTCCAACCtggtggcccaccagcggatccACGCGGGCGACAAGCCCTTCCGGTGCCCGGAGTGCGGGCGGGGCTTCCTGCGGGGCTCCAACCTGCGGACGCACCGGCGGCTGCACACGGGCGAGCGCCCCTACCCCTGCCCCGAGTGCGGCAAGCGCTTCGGGGACACCTCCGTGCTGGTCAAGCACCAGCGCATCCACACGGGCGAGCGCCCGCACCGCTGCCCCGACTGTCCCCGCCGCTTCAGCCAGGCCTCGGACCTGGTGGCCCACCGGCGGGTGCACACGGGCGAGAAGCCCTACGCCTGCGCCGAGTGCGGGCGCAGCTTCAGCCGCAGCTCCAACCTGCGGACGCACCGGCGGCTGCACCGCGGCGAGcgcccctacccctgcccccagtgcggCAAGCGCTTCGGCCAGAGCTCGGACCTGCTGCAGCACCAGCGGACCCACACCGGCGAGCGCCCCTTCGCCTGCGCCCAGTGCGGCAAGGCCTTCAGCAAGGGCTCCACCCTCACCGggcaccagcgcacccacacggGCGAGCGGCCCTTCGCCTGCACCGCCTGCGGCAAGCGCTTCCGGCACAGCTCCCACCTGACGGCCCACCTGCGGGTGCATGCCCGGGCGCGGCCACTCTGA